Part of the Henriciella sp. AS95 genome, AAAATTTTAGGCGTTATTCACAAAGAGTACATAAGGGAATTTGATATGTGCAGTGCTAAGAATGTTCTGTTTATCGTGGTCGACCAACTGCGCGCGGATTGTGTCTTCGGTGACTTGGCCGAACACATCGACCTGCCTAACTTGCGTGCCCTCATGGCAGATGCGGTGACGTTTCAACAGCATTATTCGGTTGTGAATCCATGTGGCCCATCGCGCGCATCGCTGTTGACCGGACAGTATTCGATGAACCATCG contains:
- a CDS encoding sulfatase-like hydrolase/transferase, whose amino-acid sequence is MCSAKNVLFIVVDQLRADCVFGDLAEHIDLPNLRALMADAVTFQQHYSVVNPCGPSRASLLTGQYSMNHR